The following are from one region of the Microbacterium sp. BK668 genome:
- a CDS encoding SUMF1/EgtB/PvdO family nonheme iron enzyme — protein sequence MRDLELARIPAGSVALHDARRKTRSTVELEAFEIGVFAVTQDQLAELLGEPASHPRRPATEVSWQRAIRFCNAASEWEGLDHAYAFDGEVITWDVEADGYRLPTEAEWEHACRAGSTGPHYGPLAEVAWTSTDGVSTPQDAGGKLPNLHGLFDTLGNVWEWCWDLLDPARYDDYRVFRGGGFADDAWSVRASVRRGGSPRLAQDDLGFRIARGAFATPGAAQGWSAEADRERAAYDGPLPPGWTPRR from the coding sequence GTGAGGGACCTCGAGCTCGCCCGCATCCCCGCGGGATCCGTCGCCCTCCACGATGCGCGGCGCAAGACCCGGTCGACCGTCGAGCTCGAGGCCTTCGAGATCGGCGTCTTCGCCGTGACCCAGGACCAGCTGGCCGAGCTGCTCGGGGAGCCGGCATCCCATCCTCGTCGCCCGGCGACCGAGGTCAGCTGGCAGCGCGCGATCCGCTTCTGCAATGCGGCGTCGGAGTGGGAGGGCCTCGACCACGCGTACGCGTTCGACGGCGAGGTGATCACGTGGGATGTCGAGGCCGACGGCTACCGGCTGCCGACCGAGGCGGAGTGGGAGCACGCCTGCCGGGCCGGGTCCACGGGGCCGCACTACGGGCCGCTCGCCGAGGTTGCGTGGACGAGCACGGACGGCGTCTCCACCCCGCAAGACGCCGGCGGCAAGCTGCCGAACCTCCACGGCCTCTTCGACACGCTCGGCAACGTGTGGGAGTGGTGCTGGGATCTGCTCGATCCCGCGCGCTACGACGACTACCGCGTGTTCCGAGGCGGTGGATTCGCGGATGACGCGTGGAGCGTGCGCGCGTCGGTGCGGCGCGGCGGCTCCCCCCGTCTGGCGCAGGACGACCTCGGGTTCCGCATCGCCCGCGGCGCGTTCGCGACCCCCGGCGCGGCACAGGGGTGGTCGGCGGAGGCGGATCGGGAGAGGGCGGCGTACGACGGTCCTCTGCCGCCGGGGTGGACGCCCCGGCGGTGA